Within Nitrospira sp. MA-1, the genomic segment CAGGCCAGGAGAATGAGTTCATGATCAAATGGCTGAAGGGTGATCATATTAAGATCAAAGTGTAAGTGAATTGGAGGCTGGGGGGTTTCTTCTTGATTGCCGTCTAGAAAGAAACATTGCTAATACCTCCCCCCAGCCTCCGCCTTTTTCAAGGAAAAAGGAACGTATTGCGAAAAACGGTATTGTGAGGAGCACTGATGAAGATAATCCGGTGCAAATATTTACGGCATAGACCAGGAACATGTGGTGACAAAACCCTATGTATTTGTGGTGGATGATGATGAGGTGGTTCGCGTAAATATTGCGAAAAAACTTTCCCGATTAGATTGCACGGCACGCGCTTTTGAATCGGGAGAGGCCTTGATGGAATTTTTGAAAAATCATAGGGATGAACCGGATGTAATCTTGGTTGATTATAAAATGGGCGGTATGGATGGAGTGGAAACATTACAAGCAGTGAGAAAGATGTTATCCACTCCCGCCGTGATATTTACGGCGTATGAAGGCCTGGTGGACTTGCAGGCTGTAAAGCAATTAGGGCACTGTAAAGTCCTGCTCAAAACGATAGATCTGAGCGTGCTTGGTTGTATCGTGAATGAAGCAATGGCCGAAAGAAAAATGCGACGGTAAATTGGGTTGAAGCCTGGTTTTTGGCAACGTGACCGTTGGCAAATTCAGACTATTCATCCCCGAAATTTTCACTGAAACGGAGGACGACAATGCCTGAAGTGTATAACTGGCAGTTAGGACGAAAGATGCTGTATCCGTATGAGGAGCGGCATCCGAAATGGCAGTTTGCGTTTGTCTTTAACATCAACCGGTGTTTGGCATGTCAAACCTGCTCGATGGCGGACAAGTCGACGTGGCTGTTCAGCAAAGGGCAGGAATACATGTGGTGGAACAACGTGGAAACGAAGCCGTATGGGGGCTATCCACAATTTTACGACGTCAAGATTACGCAGCTCATCGAGCAAGTCAATCCGGGCGGCCAGGTGTGGAACGTGCGGGTGGGCCGCAAGCACCATGCACCGTACGGAGTGTTTGAAGGGATGACGATCTTTGATGCGGGGGCCAAGATCGGGCAGGCGGCCATTGGCTACATCCCGACCGACCAG encodes:
- a CDS encoding response regulator, yielding MTKPYVFVVDDDEVVRVNIAKKLSRLDCTARAFESGEALMEFLKNHRDEPDVILVDYKMGGMDGVETLQAVRKMLSTPAVIFTAYEGLVDLQAVKQLGHCKVLLKTIDLSVLGCIVNEAMAERKMRR